The region CCAGAAGCTAACCAGAATTAAAGCTAGCGGTAGGGTGAGGTTAAGCCTCACCCTATTTTTTTAATCCACAACGGTGACGAGCGTACCCATTTCAACTTGCTCGAAAAGTTCTTCCACATCCTGGTTATGCATCCGCAAGCACCCATGAGAGATGGCTTGACCAACAGAACCTGGCTCAGGCGTACCATGAAAGCCAATCCAGTTTCTTCCATCTGTCCAAAAGCCAATCCAGCGCGTCCCTAATGGGTTTCCAGGCGTTCCCCCTTTAAATCTTTCGTCTGTTACGGGATGAATCCAGGTTGGGTTCTGACGCATTTGCTGAATTTCAAACGTGCCGACTGGCGTTTCGTGGCCTGCTCGTCCAATCGCAATCGGATAGGTTTGGGCGGGAGCCGTTCCGTTGTAAACCGTCACTTCACGGTTAGAGAGGCTAACTTCAAGGCGAACGGTTGACTGCTGTTGAGTCGCAGTGGGTGGGGGTTCTACGGGTGGCGATGGCGATTCTACCGCAACGGGAACTTCTGCACTCACCAGTGGTTCGCTCGTTGGGGTTGGGGTTGGGGAGGGAGGCGAATGATAGACGTTTGGCGCTTGAACTGCTTCGCTCGGTTGAACGCTATTGCTGGACAAAGGGGTAGAAGGAGTTTGGTGATTTGCCAGCAGAGGTTGAAC is a window of Desertifilum tharense IPPAS B-1220 DNA encoding:
- a CDS encoding L,D-transpeptidase — encoded protein: MRNKVIGFIGLACTVGAAVTVQPLLANHQTPSTPLSSNSVQPSEAVQAPNVYHSPPSPTPTPTSEPLVSAEVPVAVESPSPPVEPPPTATQQQSTVRLEVSLSNREVTVYNGTAPAQTYPIAIGRAGHETPVGTFEIQQMRQNPTWIHPVTDERFKGGTPGNPLGTRWIGFWTDGRNWIGFHGTPEPGSVGQAISHGCLRMHNQDVEELFEQVEMGTLVTVVD